In a genomic window of Vigna angularis cultivar LongXiaoDou No.4 chromosome 6, ASM1680809v1, whole genome shotgun sequence:
- the LOC108343284 gene encoding uncharacterized protein LOC108343284: protein MEKQKTVMGLILLLFVSGVSAWTGEIHGRVVCDVCGDSSLGPEDHVVEGAEVAVLCITRSGEVLNYQAFTDAKGIYTVAETMPESDRWDACLARPISSFHEQCTQLGEGSLGVKFSYNHPSGYSHNVRTFVYRPTSVPTYCI, encoded by the exons ATGGAAAAACAGAAGACGGTGATGGGTTTGattcttttgctttttgtttcGGGTGTGAGTGCTTGGACTGGTGAAATTCACGGAAGAGTTGTTTGTGATGTTTGTGGAGATTCTTCTCTTGGACCTGAAGATCATGTGGTTGAAG GTGCTGAGGTTGCTGTTCTTTGCATCACCAGGTCTGGAGAAGTTCTAAACTATCAGGCATTCACAGATGCAAAGGGGATATACACAGTGGCCGAGACAATGCCGGAGAGTGATCGTTGGGACGCATGTCTAGCTCGACCAATCAGTAGTTTCCATGAACAGTGCACTCAACTTGGTGAGGGCAGCTTGGGAGTCAAATTCAGTTACAATCACCCATCAGGATATTCACACAATGTCAGGACCTTTGTGTATCGACCCACCAGTGTTCCAACTTACTGCATATGA
- the LOC108343282 gene encoding octanoyltransferase LIP2p, chloroplastic isoform X1 translates to MILLGTYCFTTVPSTAPAYPSLPLGSYFDLHKPLLYSKPSKFTSLVINGGRRICDLFDLHQEQVPYEVAWSWQKEIVRDKRAQIEKEGDCNDTLIILQHPPVYTLGTASTVENLKFDMKNAPFNIYRTERGGEVTYHGPGQLVMYPIINLRSHKMDLHWYLRTLEEVVIRVLSSTFSIQASTVEGLTGVWVGNEKLAAVGIRVSSWITYHGLALNVTTDLSPFKWIIPCGIRNRQVGSIKELVREGVGHGRADLHHLNDASLIHITHKSLLEEFSQAFQLEYSYKSISSSMLYERK, encoded by the exons ATGATTTTGTTAGGTACATATTGTTTCACCACAGTCCCATCAACAGCACCAGCATACCCTTCACTACCTCTAGGGTCGTACTTTGATCTGCACAAGCCACTTCTATATTCCAAACCATCCAAATTCACCTCTCTTGTAATCAATGGCGGCAGAAGGAT CTGTGATCTCTTTGATTTGCACCAGGAGCAAGTCCCTTATGAAGTGGCATGGTCTTGGCAAAAGGAAATTGTCAGGGACAAGAGGGCACAGATTGAAAAGGAAGGAGATTGTAATGACACCCTTATTATTCTACAACACCCTCCTGTTTATACATTGGGCACTGCTAGTACTGTGGAGAACCTCAAGTTTGACATGAAAAATGCTCCTTTTAATATTTATCGCACTGAGCGTGGTGGAGAGGTTACATACCATGGCCCTGGCCAG CTAGTTATGTACCCAATTATCAACCTCCGATCGCACAAGATGGATCTTCATTGGTACCTTAGGACTCTTGAAGAGGTTGTCATTCGTGTTCTTTCTTCAACATTTTCAATTCAGGCTTCTACAGTGGAAGGTTTAACTGGTGTTTGGGTTG GAAATGAGAAACTGGCAGCTGTTGGCATTAGAGTGTCTAGCTGGATAACCTATCATGGCTTGGCACTTAATGTCACAACAGATTTGTCTCCCTTCAAATGGATCATCCCATGTGGAATTCGGAACCGTCAAGTAGGAAGCATTAAGGAGTTGGTGAGAGAGGGTGTTGGTCATGGAAGAGCGGATTTGCATCATCTGAATGATGCTAGTCTTATTCATATTACACATAAATCCTTGCTTGAAGAATTTTCACAAGCATTCCAGCTCGAATACAGTTACAAAAGCATTTCTTCTTCCATGTTGTATGAAAGGAAATGA
- the LOC108343282 gene encoding octanoyltransferase LIP2p, chloroplastic isoform X2, translating into MILLGTYCFTTVPSTAPAYPSLPLGSYFDLHKPLLYSKPSKFTSLVINGGRRICDLFDLHQEQVPYEVAWSWQKEIVRDKRAQIEKEGDCNDTLIILQHPPVYTLGTASTVENLKFDMKNAPFNIYRTERGGEVTYHGPGQLVMYPIINLRSHKMDLHWYLRTLEEVVIRVLSSTFSIQASTVEGLTGVWEMRNWQLLALECLAG; encoded by the exons ATGATTTTGTTAGGTACATATTGTTTCACCACAGTCCCATCAACAGCACCAGCATACCCTTCACTACCTCTAGGGTCGTACTTTGATCTGCACAAGCCACTTCTATATTCCAAACCATCCAAATTCACCTCTCTTGTAATCAATGGCGGCAGAAGGAT CTGTGATCTCTTTGATTTGCACCAGGAGCAAGTCCCTTATGAAGTGGCATGGTCTTGGCAAAAGGAAATTGTCAGGGACAAGAGGGCACAGATTGAAAAGGAAGGAGATTGTAATGACACCCTTATTATTCTACAACACCCTCCTGTTTATACATTGGGCACTGCTAGTACTGTGGAGAACCTCAAGTTTGACATGAAAAATGCTCCTTTTAATATTTATCGCACTGAGCGTGGTGGAGAGGTTACATACCATGGCCCTGGCCAG CTAGTTATGTACCCAATTATCAACCTCCGATCGCACAAGATGGATCTTCATTGGTACCTTAGGACTCTTGAAGAGGTTGTCATTCGTGTTCTTTCTTCAACATTTTCAATTCAGGCTTCTACAGTGGAAGGTTTAACTGGTGTTTGG GAAATGAGAAACTGGCAGCTGTTGGCATTAGAGTGTCTAGCTGGATAA
- the LOC108342103 gene encoding uncharacterized protein LOC108342103, protein MDESLSSIMEVREDFMVSPDGDSKPTLRSAYFLKPLAKSLEGSISEVLSTSMNMPLPPVFEPKKWPLVVHFSCWRSRKRKWVEWVDALRDRYESVWKKVGIFEAIMSTKCSLVKDRNLCIGVAEKWCPQTNTILFPWGEATITLEDVMVLGGYPVVGDPIFTTLQSQEMIKVQEKLILARKEPWKRNKGKVSLSAWMDIFRNSGSEIEHEAFLATWLTMVGFSPNDCVNQLVFPIAIHLARGNPIALGPTVLASIYQDLSLLKETVVDLTKKLILGDNLELEVTLRSPFYLVQIWGWERFKNFQPQPRVMNPENPWLYRWHKVKALNIDNVRLALDSGMEHFRWRPYVQYADRFNVFYPENETLVPLETDLDKKLVPFVTCLKVSVLVGVQYTIKKYMPHRVAMQFGMDQDIPGCVPEFNGSKEFAWRNYCRPISNGKLYFPARLFEGDVTTSYAKWWKQSVLPNQHDFAKNIVQRKRSLRSRRLEYGNDADVPPGFPPKLGGPVYSGKSNDDASNARKRNSDANVPSDFLLKRLKTVPSGNSAQDGFKDNENIDAEVPARYKNLSNQSSSASTADYENAKRMSPQEKLVGKDTVNPLKEDVEDANGRKEARLSIERVSLSGAQGESYNCVSGMNVIDLEQRIKKLKTVTEKLKIAKFGYC, encoded by the coding sequence ATGGATGAATCATTGTCGAGCATCATGGAGGTGAGGGAAGATTTCATGGTTTCACCAGATGGTGACAGTAAACCAACTTTGAGATCTGCCTATTTTCTGAAACCCCTTGCAAAGTCCCTTGAAGGATCAATTTCTGAGGTCCTTTCAACTTCTATGAATATGCCACTGCCACCTGTTTTTGAACCAAAGAAGTGGCCTTTGGTTGTCCATTTCAGCTGCTGGCGCTCCAGAAAACGGAAATGGGTTGAATGGGTGGATGCCCTTCGAGACAGGTATGAATCAGTGTGGAAGAAAGTTGGTATCTTTGAAGCCATCATGAGTACAAAGTGTTCCCTGGTGAAAGATCGGAACTTGTGTATTGGGGTTGCTGAGAAGTGGTGTCCTCAGACAAATACCATTTTATTTCCATGGGGTGAGGCAACAATCACCTTGGAGGATGTTATGGTGTTGGGGGGTTACCCTGTTGTTGGTGATCCTATCTTCACCACACTTCAAAGCCAGGAAATGATAAAAGTGCAGGAAAAACTGATTCTTGCAAGAAAGGAACCTTGGAAGAGGAATAAAGGTAAGGTTTCCTTATCAGCATGGATGGATATTTTTCGCAATAGTGGTAGTGAAATAGAGCATGAAGCATTCCTAGCAACTTGGTTGACAATGGTTGGTTTTTCCCCCAATGACTGTGTTAATCAACTTGTTTTCCCTATTGCCATTCATCTTGCTAGAGGGAACCCCATTGCTTTGGGACCAACAGTTTTGGCCAGCATATATCAGGATTTGTCTTTGTTAAAGGAAACAGTAGTTGACTTGACAAAAAAACTAATACTTGGTGATAACTTGGAATTGGAGGTAACACTTCGTTCACCCTTTTACTTGGTGCAAATTTGGGGGTGGGAGAGGTTCAAGAATTTCCAACCACAGCCGAGGGTGATGAACCCTGAAAACCCTTGGTTGTATAGGTGGCACAAGGTTAAGGCCTTGAATATTGACAATGTGAGATTGGCACTAGACTCGGGTATGGAGCATTTTCGATGGCGCCCTTATGTTCAATATGCTGATAGGTTCAATGTGTTTTATCCAGAAAATGAAACGTTGGTACCATTAGAGACGGATTTGGATAAAAAACTAGTCCCTTTTGTTACATGCTTGAAAGTTTCTGTGCTTGTTGGAGTTCAATATACTATAAAGAAATACATGCCACATAGAGTTGCTATGCAATTTGGAATGGATCAAGATATTCCAGGTTGTGTGCCTGAATTTAATGGGAGTAAAGAGTTTGCTTGGAGAAATTACTGCAGGCCAATATCTAACGGTAAGTTGTATTTTCCTGCTAGGCTTTTTGAGGGAGATGTTACCACAAGTTATGCAAAGTGGTGGAAGCAATCAGTGCTACCGAATCAACATGATTTTGCTAAGAATATTGTGCAGCGAAAGAGAAGTCTAAGGTCACGTCGTCTTGAATATGGCAATGATGCTGATGTTCCTCCCGGTTTTCCTCCCAAACTTGGTGGCCCTGTGTATTCTGGAAAATCCAATGATGATGCTTCAAATGCTAGGAAACGTAACAGTGATGCCAATGTGCCttctgattttcttttaaaacgCTTGAAAACTGTTCCTTCTGGAAATTCTGCTCAAGATGGTTTCaaagataatgaaaatattGATGCTGAAGTTCCAGCAAGATATAAAAATTTGTCCAACCAGAGTTCTTCAGCCTCTACTGCAGATTACGAAAATGCTAAAAGGATGTCACCACAGGAAAAACTGGTTGGGAAAGATACTGTTAACCCATTGAAGGAAGATGTTGAAGATGCAAATGGGAGAAAAGAAGCAAGGCTGTCTATTGAGAGAGTGAGCCTATCTGGGGCTCAAGGTGAAAGCTATAATTGTGTATCAGGAATGAATGTAATAGATCTTGAACAGAGAATCAAAAAACTGAAGACAGTGactgaaaaattaaagataGCAAAATTTGGTTActgttga
- the LOC108341266 gene encoding uncharacterized protein LOC108341266 gives MGSQGCSSFSKSWAKGYSRSSHGGACRGGGLIPTCYCDDITVIKVARTTKNAGRNFWGCPHYKGGSSIGSYCNFFKWCCEDNVDEKDCTILKRISELENAVKDL, from the exons ATGGGTTCCCAAGGGTGTTCTTCGTTTTCGAAAAGCTGGGCCAAAGGATATTCTCGTTCATCCCATGGTGGTGCTTGTAGGGGAGGTGGGTTAATCCCTACTTGTTACTGTGATGATATTACAGTAATCAAAGTGGCCAGAACTACGAAGAATGCTGGGAGAAATTTTTGGGGTTGTCCTCATTACAAG GGTGGATCTTCAATTGGGAGCTActgtaactttttcaagtggtgtTGTGAAGACAACGTCGATGAAAAAGATTGCACAATTCTAAAGAGAATAAGTGAGCTGGAAAATGCAGTGAAGGATTTGTAG